One part of the Desulfonema ishimotonii genome encodes these proteins:
- a CDS encoding DUF933 domain-containing protein codes for MKLGITGLSGSGKSTVFDALTQSVSAGGNRGEDRIGTIRVPDSRVDILSDMYNPKKTIYAQVEYFLPGKTGGEKKRDQNFWTPVRDCDALIHVVRNFGGYGFETPAPYDDFLALDQELVLADLVVAEKRLERLELDRKRGKLADPEELPLLQRCIETLEKEVPLRKVPELADAPQLRGFAFVSAKPMLVLFNNEDDDDALPDVGDLTAREDCMVIRGKLEQELAQMSEEEAQEFLEEFEITASATDRVIRRSYDLLGLISFFTVGEDEVRAWTIRKETHAVDAAEVIHSDIKKGFIRAEVLSYEDLMAAGSYPEARKQGTFRLEGKTYEVQDGDIVHYRFNV; via the coding sequence ATGAAACTCGGAATCACCGGCCTTTCCGGCTCAGGAAAGTCCACGGTATTTGACGCGCTTACCCAAAGTGTATCCGCAGGCGGGAACAGGGGGGAGGACCGTATCGGCACCATCCGGGTGCCGGACAGCAGGGTCGATATTTTAAGCGATATGTACAACCCCAAAAAGACCATCTACGCCCAGGTGGAATATTTTCTGCCGGGAAAGACCGGGGGGGAGAAGAAAAGAGATCAGAACTTCTGGACGCCGGTGCGGGACTGCGACGCCCTGATCCATGTGGTGCGGAACTTCGGGGGATACGGCTTTGAAACCCCGGCCCCGTATGATGATTTTCTGGCCCTGGATCAGGAACTGGTGCTGGCCGACCTCGTCGTGGCGGAAAAACGGCTGGAGCGTCTGGAACTCGACCGCAAACGGGGGAAACTGGCCGACCCGGAAGAGCTGCCCCTGTTACAGCGCTGCATTGAAACCCTGGAAAAAGAGGTGCCGCTCAGAAAAGTCCCGGAACTGGCCGATGCGCCCCAGCTCAGGGGGTTTGCCTTTGTGTCAGCCAAACCCATGCTGGTTCTCTTCAACAACGAGGATGACGACGACGCCCTGCCGGATGTGGGTGATCTGACAGCGCGGGAAGACTGCATGGTGATCCGGGGCAAACTGGAGCAGGAGCTGGCCCAGATGTCCGAAGAGGAGGCGCAGGAATTTCTTGAGGAGTTCGAGATCACAGCCTCGGCCACGGACCGCGTCATCAGACGCTCCTATGATCTGCTCGGCCTCATCTCCTTTTTTACCGTGGGGGAAGACGAGGTGCGGGCCTGGACCATCCGGAAAGAGACCCATGCGGTGGACGCGGCCGAGGTGATCCACTCGGATATCAAAAAGGGGTTTATCCGGGCCGAAGTCCTCTCCTATGAGGATCTGATGGCGGCAGGAAGCTACCCGGAGGCCCGCAAGCAGGGCACCTTCCGGCTGGAGGGAAAGACCTATGAAGTACAGGACGGCGACATCGTCCACTACCGCTTTAACGTATAG
- a CDS encoding hydantoinase/oxoprolinase family protein yields MIIGLDVGGTHTDVVLLGSEGLIREFKVRTNTSDLFLSVLTGLEKITEGIDPARISRAVLSTTLTTNTIVQEKNPPVGMIVSSGPGLDPELFRTNEHYFCVSGSVDHRGREVDPIDPDEIREIGATLKAAGIRNIGIVGKFSVRNPSHESEIHDILKDDFGKMFLGHQVSGNLNFPRRIATTYLNATVRQIHKKFFAAVRESLEQKGLSIPIHILKADGGTMSFESSIDFPAQTILSGPSASVMGAMAFASGEDESLVLDIGGTTTDMAILVNRVPLLDPVGITLGNYNTLIRSLETLSIGIGGDSAVRIKDGTLTIGPDRIGPALAFGGPGPTPTDALFVLGLMDDGDRDASVAGISAIASELGISTAAAADRIFDTACQGILTQARHMIDTINSKPVYTVHELQEGLQVKPRKILVLGGPAPYFAKRLEEISDFEVRAVPRWTVANAIGAALARTTCEVSFFADTQQEISTAPEEEYSETVDRNFSKEIAVEKAYDLLKQKALRMGADMENLEMEVTESQQFNMVRGFYTAGRNIRVRVQVKPGLIAGYDSLARKLSEES; encoded by the coding sequence ATGATCATAGGACTTGATGTCGGCGGCACACATACCGATGTGGTGCTTTTGGGAAGTGAAGGCCTGATCCGGGAGTTCAAGGTTCGCACCAATACGTCGGACCTGTTTCTCTCTGTGCTGACGGGTCTTGAGAAGATTACAGAGGGAATTGATCCGGCCAGAATCAGCCGGGCCGTACTCAGCACAACCCTGACGACCAATACCATTGTCCAGGAAAAAAATCCGCCGGTGGGGATGATCGTCTCTTCGGGACCGGGCCTTGACCCCGAACTCTTTCGCACCAATGAACACTATTTCTGTGTCTCCGGGTCCGTTGATCACCGGGGGCGGGAGGTTGATCCCATTGACCCGGACGAGATCCGTGAGATCGGGGCGACCCTCAAAGCGGCAGGGATTCGGAACATCGGTATTGTGGGAAAATTCTCTGTTCGTAACCCGTCACACGAGTCGGAGATCCACGACATCCTGAAAGACGACTTCGGGAAGATGTTTCTCGGCCATCAGGTATCGGGGAACCTCAACTTTCCCCGCCGGATTGCCACGACCTACCTCAACGCCACCGTGCGCCAGATCCATAAAAAATTCTTCGCCGCCGTCAGAGAATCCCTTGAGCAAAAAGGTCTTTCCATTCCCATTCATATCCTGAAAGCCGACGGCGGAACCATGAGTTTTGAGTCGTCCATCGACTTTCCGGCCCAGACCATTCTCTCCGGGCCATCTGCCAGCGTCATGGGCGCTATGGCGTTCGCCTCCGGGGAGGACGAAAGCCTGGTGCTGGACATTGGCGGCACCACCACCGACATGGCGATTCTGGTCAACCGGGTGCCCCTGCTGGACCCCGTCGGCATCACCCTGGGCAATTACAACACCCTGATCCGTTCCCTGGAAACGCTGTCCATCGGTATCGGCGGCGACAGCGCCGTCCGTATAAAAGACGGGACGCTGACCATCGGCCCGGACCGCATCGGCCCGGCCCTGGCCTTTGGCGGCCCCGGTCCCACGCCCACGGACGCCCTTTTCGTCCTGGGACTGATGGACGACGGGGACCGGGATGCGTCGGTCGCCGGGATCAGCGCCATCGCATCGGAACTGGGCATCAGCACGGCGGCGGCCGCAGACCGGATTTTTGATACGGCCTGCCAGGGCATACTCACCCAGGCCCGGCACATGATCGACACCATCAACAGCAAGCCGGTCTACACCGTCCATGAGCTTCAGGAGGGGCTTCAGGTCAAACCCCGGAAGATTCTGGTTCTTGGCGGCCCGGCCCCCTATTTCGCCAAACGCCTTGAGGAAATATCCGACTTCGAAGTCCGTGCGGTTCCCCGCTGGACGGTCGCCAATGCCATCGGCGCGGCCCTGGCCCGGACGACCTGTGAGGTCTCTTTCTTTGCGGACACCCAGCAGGAAATCTCAACGGCACCGGAGGAGGAATACAGCGAGACGGTGGACAGAAACTTCTCCAAGGAAATCGCTGTGGAAAAGGCCTACGATCTTCTGAAGCAGAAGGCGCTCAGGATGGGGGCGGACATGGAAAACCTGGAGATGGAAGTGACCGAAAGCCAGCAGTTCAACATGGTCCGGGGGTTCTACACCGCAGGCCGGAATATCCGCGTCCGGGTTCAGGTCAAACCCGGCCTGATCGCCGGGTACGATTCCCTGGCCAGGAAACTTTCAGAGGAATCCTGA
- a CDS encoding MaoC/PaaZ C-terminal domain-containing protein, translating to MALNPDAPGKKLGPFTREYTWKDAVLYALGVGAGFSEPEYCYEKNLKVVPSFSIAAIFDLFFEVGRAANVNLAGVLHGEQALIFHAPVPTEGTLSTEGKITHYYDKGEGKGALVVAESETCDAVGQKLFTSTFTLFSRLDGGFGGEDAPGNRVVYPDREPDFAVRATPSEDQPLLYRLSGDLFQLHVDPEFARMAGFERPIMHGLCTHGYACRALIASLTPQAPERVRRFDCRFSSPLYPGVPVETRIWKTGAGKAVWETVNAETGEVVITNGIFEYGDPPQHGNRKKEESPGAAGPADGQAVAAAFKALGNAFIPAAAQREEAVFQFRISGDGGAWYCVVREGECMIRAGVHDAPSCTLEMADADFIAMISGTLPPVQAFSAGKLQISGDVMKALLIEKMFRI from the coding sequence ATGGCGCTGAATCCCGATGCCCCTGGAAAAAAACTCGGCCCTTTTACCAGAGAATACACATGGAAAGACGCGGTGCTTTACGCCCTCGGGGTGGGGGCGGGGTTTTCCGAACCGGAATACTGCTATGAAAAAAACCTCAAAGTCGTTCCCAGCTTTTCCATCGCGGCGATCTTCGACCTCTTCTTCGAGGTGGGACGTGCTGCCAATGTCAATCTGGCCGGTGTTCTTCACGGTGAACAGGCCCTGATCTTCCACGCCCCTGTTCCCACGGAAGGCACCCTGTCCACCGAGGGAAAAATTACCCATTACTATGACAAGGGGGAGGGCAAAGGCGCGCTGGTGGTGGCCGAAAGCGAAACCTGCGATGCCGTCGGCCAGAAGCTGTTTACCAGCACCTTCACGCTCTTCTCCCGCCTGGACGGCGGCTTCGGGGGAGAAGATGCCCCCGGAAACAGGGTGGTTTATCCCGACCGGGAGCCGGACTTTGCGGTCCGGGCCACCCCGTCGGAAGATCAGCCCCTCCTGTACCGGCTTTCGGGCGACCTCTTTCAGCTTCACGTTGACCCGGAATTTGCCCGGATGGCCGGTTTTGAACGCCCCATCATGCACGGCCTCTGCACCCACGGCTACGCCTGCCGCGCCCTGATCGCAAGTCTGACACCGCAGGCTCCGGAACGGGTGCGCCGGTTTGACTGCCGCTTTTCCAGTCCGCTCTACCCCGGCGTTCCTGTTGAGACACGGATATGGAAAACCGGAGCAGGGAAGGCGGTGTGGGAAACCGTCAACGCCGAAACCGGGGAGGTGGTCATTACCAACGGGATATTTGAATACGGTGATCCGCCTCAGCACGGAAACCGGAAGAAGGAAGAGAGCCCCGGCGCCGCAGGACCGGCTGACGGTCAGGCGGTTGCAGCGGCCTTTAAGGCACTGGGCAACGCCTTTATCCCGGCGGCCGCACAGAGGGAAGAGGCGGTGTTTCAGTTTCGCATATCAGGGGACGGCGGGGCGTGGTATTGTGTTGTCCGTGAAGGTGAATGCATGATCCGGGCCGGGGTCCATGACGCCCCGTCCTGTACCCTGGAAATGGCGGATGCCGATTTTATCGCCATGATCAGTGGGACGCTGCCGCCGGTTCAGGCCTTTTCCGCCGGTAAATTACAGATATCCGGCGATGTGATGAAGGCCCTGCTCATTGAAAAGATGTTCCGCATTTAA
- a CDS encoding sulfite exporter TauE/SafE family protein translates to MSSMYSILLTYSAAGAVAGVLAGLLGIGGGLVIVPMLVFCFTWQQLPHDLIMHMALGTSMASIIFTSVSSFRAHHKRGAVRWIVVRRIVLGIFLGTFLGSCVAARLSTNFLKGFFVLFLYYVATQMLINRKPEPSRQIPGKPGMFGVGNVIGAFSSLVGIGGGTLSVPFMIWCNLPVHHAIGTSAAIGFPIAIAGTVGYIYNGWHAANLPEYSVGYVYLPALVGLVCVSIFTAPLGVRLAHSLPVDRLKRVFAILLLIVATRMLISLF, encoded by the coding sequence ATGTCTTCGATGTATTCCATTCTTCTCACCTATTCTGCCGCCGGAGCGGTGGCCGGTGTACTGGCGGGGCTGCTCGGCATCGGCGGCGGCCTCGTCATCGTCCCCATGCTGGTATTCTGTTTCACCTGGCAGCAGCTCCCCCACGATCTGATCATGCACATGGCCCTGGGCACCTCCATGGCCAGCATCATCTTCACATCGGTATCGAGCTTCCGGGCACATCACAAGCGCGGGGCCGTCCGGTGGATTGTGGTCCGCCGGATCGTACTGGGCATTTTTCTGGGCACCTTCCTCGGCTCCTGCGTTGCCGCCCGCCTGTCCACAAATTTCCTGAAGGGATTTTTCGTACTCTTCCTCTACTACGTCGCCACTCAGATGCTGATCAACCGGAAACCTGAGCCCTCCCGGCAGATTCCGGGAAAGCCCGGCATGTTCGGGGTGGGAAATGTGATCGGCGCGTTTTCCAGCCTTGTGGGCATCGGCGGCGGCACCCTTTCGGTTCCCTTTATGATCTGGTGCAACCTGCCCGTGCATCACGCCATCGGCACTTCAGCGGCCATCGGCTTTCCCATTGCCATCGCCGGAACGGTCGGATATATTTACAACGGGTGGCACGCCGCCAACCTGCCCGAATACAGCGTGGGATATGTGTATCTCCCGGCCCTGGTCGGACTGGTCTGCGTCAGCATTTTTACGGCCCCCCTGGGCGTCCGTCTGGCCCACAGCCTGCCGGTGGACCGTTTAAAGCGGGTCTTTGCCATCCTGCTCCTTATCGTGGCCACCCGGATGCTCATCAGCCTGTTTTAG
- a CDS encoding FadR/GntR family transcriptional regulator — MAAPDTHHKNRRLYESVAQQIEALIRSSGFRPGDRLPPERTLAGTFSVSRNCVREAIRTLSEKKILESRRGDGTYICAPDGSALADTLTRADRLRDARLRDIFEFRQLIEPQIAALAARNITPEQLDRLKILFFEQERKLLAGEDVSAPDMEFHRCLAAASGNRVIQEVIRALGPILSESRAGSLQTDQRKNESFRSHIRIIDALERGDADGACQAMRDHLRRVEQALFGDTPECPDQNNEQIKEIPEESDSKR, encoded by the coding sequence ATGGCAGCCCCGGACACTCATCACAAAAACAGGCGACTTTACGAATCGGTGGCCCAGCAGATTGAGGCGCTGATCCGCAGCAGCGGGTTTCGGCCCGGCGACCGGCTGCCGCCAGAACGGACGCTGGCGGGAACTTTCAGCGTGTCGCGCAACTGTGTGCGGGAGGCCATACGGACCCTGTCCGAAAAAAAAATTCTCGAAAGCCGTCGGGGAGACGGTACATATATCTGCGCCCCTGACGGTTCGGCCCTTGCAGATACCCTGACGCGGGCCGACCGGCTCCGGGATGCCCGGCTCAGAGATATTTTTGAATTCCGCCAGCTTATTGAGCCTCAGATCGCCGCGCTGGCGGCCCGCAACATTACCCCGGAACAACTTGACCGCCTGAAAATACTCTTTTTTGAACAGGAGCGAAAACTTCTGGCCGGGGAGGATGTTTCCGCGCCGGACATGGAATTTCACCGCTGCCTGGCAGCGGCCTCCGGCAACCGCGTGATTCAGGAGGTTATCCGGGCGCTTGGCCCGATTTTATCCGAAAGCCGTGCCGGATCTCTGCAAACCGATCAGAGAAAAAACGAATCCTTCCGGTCGCATATCCGAATCATTGACGCTCTGGAAAGGGGAGATGCGGACGGGGCCTGCCAGGCCATGCGTGATCATCTGCGGCGTGTCGAACAGGCCCTTTTCGGAGACACCCCGGAATGCCCGGATCAAAATAACGAGCAGATAAAAGAAATTCCCGAAGAATCTGATTCAAAACGATAA
- a CDS encoding Fur family transcriptional regulator, translating into MVQRLKKKGLRITPQRLAVLGILARSADHPGVDRIYEQVKTDFPTTSLATVYKTLVLMKELGEVLEIEFSDTGNRYDGNKPYPHPHLICTECHKIIDPDLDTLAHMTRELTRDTGFKIVSHRLDFFGICPECQKKGVASEK; encoded by the coding sequence ATGGTTCAGCGACTGAAAAAAAAGGGGCTCCGTATTACGCCCCAGCGACTGGCTGTACTCGGAATCCTGGCCAGGAGTGCCGATCACCCCGGCGTGGATCGCATTTACGAGCAGGTAAAAACGGATTTCCCAACCACAAGCCTGGCAACGGTGTATAAAACCCTTGTGCTGATGAAAGAACTGGGCGAAGTGCTTGAGATCGAATTCAGCGACACCGGCAACCGGTACGATGGTAACAAGCCCTACCCCCACCCCCACCTGATCTGCACCGAGTGCCACAAAATCATCGACCCGGACCTGGACACGCTGGCCCACATGACCCGTGAACTGACCAGAGACACCGGTTTTAAAATCGTGAGCCATCGGCTTGATTTTTTTGGTATCTGCCCGGAGTGCCAGAAAAAAGGCGTGGCATCCGAGAAGTGA
- a CDS encoding catalase, which produces MSKPKTLTTAAGIPVGDNQNSLTAGERGPTLAQDHYLLEKLAHFNRERIPERVVHAKAAGVHGTFTVTQDITKYTKARIFSKVGKQTPVLGRFSTVAGEKGSADTVRDVRGFALKFYTDEGNWDMVGNNTPVFFIRDAIKFPDFIHTQKREPHNNLRSHVMWWDFWSQVPEALHQVTILFSDRGIPKGIPYMNGYGSHTYSFINADNERFWVKFHFKTQQGIQNMMQEEADRIVGTDPDYHTRQLFEAVERGEYPKWTFSVQIMPEADAENYRWNPFDMTKVWPHADYPLTEVGVMEMNRNPVNYFAEVEQAAFSPGNVVPGISFSPDKMLQARVFSYADAHRYRLGANFERLPVNRPRTEVHNYQRDGFMRFDDNGGSSPNYEPNSFGGPKENPAYNEPPLRISGDADRYDQKRGVDDDFIQPGNLFRLMPPDEQARLIANISGSLKQTSKEIQERMLPWFYKADKEYGDGIAKGLGLK; this is translated from the coding sequence ATGAGTAAGCCCAAAACATTAACCACAGCCGCCGGTATTCCTGTGGGGGATAATCAGAACTCTCTTACCGCCGGAGAGCGTGGGCCGACGCTGGCCCAGGACCACTATCTCCTTGAAAAACTGGCCCACTTTAACCGGGAACGGATTCCCGAACGGGTCGTTCATGCCAAGGCGGCCGGCGTTCACGGCACCTTCACCGTCACCCAGGACATCACGAAATACACGAAAGCCAGAATTTTCTCAAAGGTGGGGAAGCAGACACCGGTGCTGGGACGATTTTCCACGGTGGCCGGAGAAAAGGGATCTGCGGATACGGTGCGGGATGTGCGGGGCTTTGCCCTGAAATTCTATACCGATGAGGGCAACTGGGACATGGTGGGCAATAACACGCCCGTGTTCTTTATCCGCGACGCCATCAAATTCCCCGACTTCATCCATACCCAGAAACGTGAACCCCACAACAACCTGAGATCCCATGTGATGTGGTGGGATTTCTGGTCCCAGGTTCCGGAAGCCCTTCACCAGGTGACGATCCTCTTTTCCGACCGGGGCATCCCCAAAGGCATCCCCTACATGAACGGCTACGGCAGCCACACCTACAGCTTCATCAATGCGGATAACGAACGGTTCTGGGTGAAATTTCATTTCAAGACACAACAGGGCATTCAGAACATGATGCAGGAGGAGGCCGACAGGATTGTGGGAACAGACCCCGATTACCACACCCGCCAGTTGTTCGAGGCCGTTGAACGGGGCGAATATCCCAAATGGACCTTTTCGGTTCAGATTATGCCGGAGGCCGATGCGGAGAACTACCGCTGGAATCCCTTTGATATGACCAAGGTCTGGCCCCACGCGGATTACCCGCTGACGGAGGTCGGCGTCATGGAGATGAACCGGAATCCGGTCAATTATTTTGCAGAAGTGGAGCAGGCGGCCTTTTCACCGGGCAATGTGGTGCCCGGCATCTCCTTCTCGCCGGACAAAATGCTCCAGGCCCGCGTATTTTCCTATGCGGACGCCCACCGGTATCGGCTGGGGGCCAACTTCGAGCGGCTGCCCGTCAACCGGCCCAGGACAGAGGTGCATAACTATCAGCGCGACGGATTTATGCGATTTGACGACAACGGCGGTTCGTCTCCGAATTACGAGCCGAACAGCTTCGGCGGCCCAAAGGAGAACCCGGCCTATAATGAGCCGCCGCTGAGGATCTCCGGTGATGCGGACCGGTACGACCAGAAACGGGGCGTGGATGACGATTTCATCCAGCCCGGCAACCTCTTCCGGCTCATGCCCCCGGATGAGCAGGCCCGGCTCATTGCCAATATTTCGGGCAGTCTGAAGCAGACATCCAAAGAGATTCAGGAACGGATGCTCCCGTGGTTTTACAAGGCGGACAAGGAGTACGGTGACGGCATTGCCAAAGGGCTGGGACTGAAGTAA
- a CDS encoding phosphomannomutase/phosphoglucomutase: MNPEVFREYDIRGIAGEDMTETDVLLLGRAIGTFMRQHGRSELAVGRDCRLTSDAYSEQLIRGLLLTGCHVTDIGLCPTPVLYFAIQHLSLEGGVMVTASHNPKEYNGFKMCIGPDSVHGEDIQEIREIVEQQAFETGEGTRASRGIIPEYQKQIAENITISKPMRVGIDAGNGTAGEIARQLLEELGCEVHALYCEPDGNFPNHEADPTVLKNMADLIAMVREKGLDVGIGYDGDGDRIGVVDDRGEIVFGDKLIILFAREILSRKPGATFISEVKCSKVMYDDIEKHGGRAIMWKTGHSLIKAKMRAENAALAGEMSGHMFFEDRYLGYDDALYASCRLLEILADSGQRIADLLDDVPKTFTTPEIRVDCPDDRKFGIVAKVTDYFRERFDVIDIDGVRVLFDDGWGLVRASNTQPALVLRFEAMTEARLAEIRTLVESVLKEIRDHVG; this comes from the coding sequence ATGAATCCGGAAGTTTTCAGAGAATACGACATCAGAGGGATCGCCGGAGAGGATATGACCGAAACGGATGTGCTGCTGCTGGGGCGGGCCATCGGGACATTTATGCGGCAACACGGGCGCTCGGAACTGGCCGTGGGCCGCGACTGCCGCCTCACGTCCGATGCCTATTCGGAACAACTGATCCGGGGCCTTCTTCTGACCGGATGCCATGTCACGGACATCGGTCTCTGTCCGACCCCGGTCCTCTATTTTGCCATTCAGCATCTCAGCCTGGAGGGGGGCGTCATGGTCACGGCCAGCCATAATCCCAAAGAATACAACGGGTTCAAGATGTGTATCGGGCCGGATTCGGTTCACGGGGAAGATATACAGGAAATCCGGGAGATCGTGGAACAGCAGGCCTTTGAAACGGGTGAGGGAACCCGGGCATCTCGGGGCATCATCCCCGAATATCAGAAACAAATCGCAGAAAATATCACCATTTCCAAACCGATGAGGGTCGGCATTGATGCCGGAAACGGCACTGCCGGGGAGATCGCCCGCCAGCTTCTGGAAGAACTGGGGTGCGAGGTCCACGCCCTCTACTGTGAGCCGGACGGCAATTTCCCCAACCACGAGGCCGACCCCACCGTATTAAAAAACATGGCGGATCTGATCGCCATGGTCCGGGAAAAGGGGCTGGATGTGGGCATCGGCTATGACGGTGACGGCGACCGGATCGGCGTGGTGGACGACCGGGGGGAGATCGTCTTCGGCGACAAGCTCATCATCCTCTTTGCCCGCGAGATCCTCTCCCGGAAACCCGGCGCGACCTTCATTTCCGAGGTCAAATGTTCAAAGGTCATGTACGACGATATTGAAAAACACGGCGGCAGGGCCATCATGTGGAAAACCGGCCATTCGCTCATCAAGGCCAAAATGAGGGCCGAAAACGCGGCCCTGGCCGGGGAGATGAGCGGGCACATGTTTTTTGAGGACCGGTATCTGGGATATGATGACGCCCTTTACGCCTCCTGCCGTCTTCTGGAGATACTGGCGGACAGCGGTCAGCGCATTGCCGATCTTCTGGACGACGTGCCGAAGACCTTTACGACCCCGGAAATCCGCGTGGACTGCCCGGATGACAGGAAATTCGGCATTGTGGCGAAGGTGACCGACTATTTCCGGGAGCGCTTTGACGTGATCGACATTGACGGCGTCCGGGTACTTTTCGACGACGGCTGGGGGCTGGTGCGGGCCTCCAACACCCAGCCCGCGCTGGTGCTGCGTTTTGAGGCGATGACCGAAGCCCGGCTTGCGGAGATCCGAACCCTTGTGGAGTCGGTGCTGAAAGAGATTCGTGATCATGTGGGATAA
- a CDS encoding undecaprenyl-diphosphate phosphatase, giving the protein MEPIQAIVLGIVQGLTEFLPVSSSGHLVLFQQLFGLREAEIFFDISVHMGTLVAVIIFFWRDIGRIIFSLCRFTGQLARKEATVGQARNDSEVRIALLIIAGSVPTAIIGLMFHEIADVLFSSVPLVGGMLILTGFLLWGTRRLNRQGAGVGDFSVRSALIIGTVQGLAILPGISRSGSTIATGLFLGLDKELAARYSFLLSVPAIVGAQILSLKNLAGHGALPDMPVLLGTLTAFIVGYGALALLVYIVKKGQMHTFAPYCWLVGAVTLIVGW; this is encoded by the coding sequence ATGGAACCGATCCAGGCAATTGTGTTGGGTATCGTCCAGGGGCTTACCGAATTTCTGCCCGTCAGCAGTTCCGGCCACCTGGTCTTATTTCAGCAGCTTTTCGGCCTCAGAGAGGCCGAGATTTTCTTTGACATCAGCGTTCATATGGGAACCCTGGTGGCCGTGATCATCTTTTTCTGGCGTGATATCGGAAGAATTATTTTTTCCCTGTGCCGTTTTACCGGGCAACTGGCCAGAAAAGAGGCGACCGTCGGTCAGGCCCGAAATGACAGTGAGGTCAGAATCGCCCTTCTGATCATCGCCGGCTCCGTGCCCACAGCGATCATCGGCCTGATGTTTCACGAGATCGCGGACGTTCTTTTTTCCTCTGTACCCCTGGTGGGCGGGATGCTGATTCTCACCGGCTTTCTGCTGTGGGGAACCCGCCGGCTGAACCGGCAGGGCGCGGGGGTGGGCGACTTTTCCGTCAGAAGCGCCCTGATCATCGGGACCGTTCAGGGGCTGGCGATCCTGCCCGGCATCTCGCGCTCCGGCTCCACCATTGCCACGGGCCTTTTTCTCGGCCTGGACAAGGAACTGGCAGCGCGGTATTCCTTTCTCCTCTCCGTGCCCGCCATTGTCGGGGCGCAGATTCTGAGTCTGAAGAATCTGGCCGGCCACGGGGCGCTTCCGGACATGCCTGTATTGCTGGGAACGCTGACCGCCTTCATCGTGGGATACGGGGCGCTGGCCCTGCTGGTCTACATCGTCAAAAAAGGGCAGATGCACACCTTTGCCCCCTATTGCTGGCTGGTCGGCGCAGTTACGTTAATTGTCGGATGGTAA